Proteins co-encoded in one Strix uralensis isolate ZFMK-TIS-50842 chromosome 2, bStrUra1, whole genome shotgun sequence genomic window:
- the EIF1AX gene encoding eukaryotic translation initiation factor 1A, X-chromosomal produces the protein MPKNKGKGGKNRRRGKNENESEKRELVFKEDGQEYAQVIKMLGNGRLEALCFDGVKRLCHIRGKLRKKVWINTSDIILVGLRDYQDNKADVILKYNADEARSLKAYGELPEHAKINETDTFGPGDDDEIQFDDIGDDDEDIDDI, from the exons ATGCCCAAGAATAAAG GCAAAGGAGGTAAAAACAGACGACGAGGTAAGAATGAGAATGAATCAGAAAAAAGAGAACTGGTGTTCAAGGAAGATGGGCAAG AATATGCCCAGGTGATCAAGATGTTAGGCAATGGAAGACTGGAGGCATTATGTTTTGATGGTGTGAAGAGGTTATGTCATATTAGAGGGAAACTAAGAAAAAAG gttTGGATAAATACATCTGATATTATATTGGTTGGCTTAAGAGACTACCAG GATAACAAGGCTGATGTTATTCTAAAGTACAACGCAGATGAAGCCAGAAGTCTGAAAGCATATGGGGAGCTTCCAGAACATG CTAAAATCAATGAAACAGACACATTTGGTCCTGGAGATGATGATGAAATCCAGTTTGATGATATTGGAGATGATGATGAAGATATTGATGAC atctAA